The Anderseniella sp. Alg231-50 genome segment GATCAGCGCCACGCCACCGGCCGACAGACCGTCGGCAAAGGCAAGGTATGTCATGCCGAAATAGACCGCCTGCATGAGCAGCCCGGTCATGGCCAGGTGAAACCAGTTGATGGGCCGCTGTGGAACCCGCGGCCTGACGATGATGAACAGCGGGATCATCAACCCGAGCACACAGGCATAACGCAACGCCAGGAATGTCATGGGTTCCGCGTACTGCAAGCCCAGCTTGGCGAAGGTGTAACCGCCCGACCACAGCAGCAGGAATACGAACGGCGCCAGGCTGATGGCCCAGGTGCGCAACCCGCTCATGATGCCACCGGCTGGCGGAGACTTGAAAAGGAATACAGGGCCAGTGCGGTCCAGATGAAACCGAAGGTTACAAGCTGAGCCGGCTGCATGGGTTCTTTCAGAACAAAAACAGCGGTCAGAAACAACATGGACGGCGCGATGTACTGCAGCAGACCAAGGGTCGAGAAGCGGATGCGGCGGGCAGCGGTTGCAAAGAACATCAGCGGCAACGCCGTCATGGGGCCACATGCCAGCAATAATACAGTTGTTTTCCAGTCGGAGCCAAACGCCAGCGGGCCTTGCGTTCCGAGCCAGCTCACTACCGCAAGCCCCAGCACTGACAGGATGGCGCTTTCCACGAAAAAGCCCTGCACTGGCCCGACATCAATTGTCTTGCGCAGGAAACCATAAGCGGAAAATGCGGCTCCCAGCAGCAGCGAGAGCCACGGAAGTACGCCAAGCGCCCAGGTCTGATATGCAACGCCTACGACGGCCAGCGCTATCGCAACAATCTGCAGGGCCGTCATTTTCTCGCGCAGCACAAGATAGCCCACGGCCACGTTGAGCAGCGGATTGATGTAAAAGGCCAATGATGTCTCCAGCGCCCGCCCGACGGCGACCGCCCACACAAACACGCCCCAGGAAATGGTCACCAGAAGCGTTGTCAGACACATGAGCGCCAGCAATTTCGGGGTTTTCACCACCCGCAGCACGTCCTGGGTGCGGCCCATGACCAGCATCACTGCTGCTGCAATGGGAATTGACCAGAATGCCCGGTGTGCCACAACCTCCAGCGCGTTCACATGAGCCAGCAGCGCGAAAAACCCGGCATAGGTTCCCCACGTCAGATAGGCGATCAGCGCGCATATAATGCCGCTGCGGTTTGTAGCGGCTTCGTCGGGCGTGGTGGTTACGGTGGTCATAATGCAGCGACTATTGCCCGGCGAACAGAAAGGACGCAATGCGCGCCCGCGCATAGCGATACAATGTTCACTGCATGGCTCGTTCGCGCAGCGGCCACGTGGCAATAATGCCCAGTGCCGGGCCTGCGGTCATGACGGCAAGCGTTACCTGCCAGCCAACATACTCGGCAAGCACGGGCGTCAGTTGAACCGTTACGAAAGTCAGCAGAAATCCGAGCGCCGTCTGAAAAGTCATCAGGCTTCCGGCAAGTTGCGGCGGGGCGGCATCAGCCACGAGAGCAGAAAACTGGGCAGAGTCCGGGATGACCGTGATGCCCCAGAGTATGAAAAAGATGACGGTCAGCCACCATGGACCGCCAAAGCTTGCCGCCGTCGCCAGACCTGCAACAAGCGAACCGGCCATGGCCAATATGGCGACATTTGCCTTGCCGATGCGATCAGCTGACCGTCCCGCCCAGATGCACGCCAGAGCCCCCAGGGCAATCGACAGAAACGCTGTCAGGCTTGCCAACCGGTTGGCATCCTGGGTGTCGAGTGACACTGCAAAGGATGCAGCCGCAGCGACCGGCAGCCAGGCCCACATGGCGTAAAGCTCCCACATGTGACCGAGATAGCCGCCATAGGCACGCCGAATGCGTTTGTCGGTCCAGGCAAGTGTTATGGAACTGGCAGAAAATGACGGCGAGCGCGCGTGATGCGGACCGAGACCAGCCCCCAAAACAAACGCGCCGCCCACAAAGGCCGCGATGGACGTGGAATACACCGCAACCCGCCAGTCGGCACCTCCCATCAGCGTTGCCAGATGCGGCAGCGAGGATCCGAATGTCAGCGCGCCAACCAGGATGGCCACCAGCAGCCCGCGATCTTTCAGACCCCAGCCGGCGGCGATTTTCATGCCGACCGGATAAACCCCTGCCAGCATGACCCCGGTGACCAGGCGCAAAAGCACCGCAACAAGGCTCGCCGGCGAAACAAACGCAAGGCCAAGATTGGCGGCCGCCGCAATGCAGGCGCACAGCGCCAGTACGCGACGCGGGTCGAACCGGTCGGCGATACCCAGAAATGCCGAGATAAACGCGCCGAAGACAAACCCCAACTGCACTGCGCTGGACAATGCCGCCTGCTGGCCCGCACTCATGGTGACCTCGGCCATCATGCCGGGCAGTGTTGCCGACGACACGAACCACAGGCTGAGTGCAGCTACCTCCGCCAGAACCAGAAAGGTCATGGAGCGCAGTTTGGACGATGATGACGTCAAGACCTGTCCTCGACAGCCTGTAGAATCACACTCATTTCAGGATTCTGCACCTTCCTTGAGCAGCTTGTAGGTCACACTGTCTATGAGCGCTTCAAACGAGGCATCTACAATATTGGGCGATACACCAATGGTAAACCAGCGCTCACCGGTCCTGTCGCGGCTTTCTATGAGGACCCGGGTTATGGCTCCGGTGCCGCCATTGAGGATACGCACCTTGTAGTCGACCAGTTCCAGATCCTCGATGAGGGACTGGAATTTGCCCAGGTCTTTGCGCAGGGCGGTGTCCAGAGCATTGATAGGGCCATTACCCTCCCCGACCGACATGATGCGGTTGCCGTCAATAATGATCTTGACCACCGCCTCGGCAACAGAAGTTTCCTCGCCCTTGGCATTGTGGCGATGTTCGACGGACACCCGGAACGAGTCCACCTCGAAGAAATTCGTCACCGTGCCGAGTGCGCGACGCGCCAGTATCTGGAAAGATGCAGGCGCGGCATCATAGGCATAGCCTGCCGTCTCGCGCTCCTTCACTTCACGCAACAGCGTGTCGAGGCGCGGATCGGCCTTGTCAACGCTGATACCGGTGCGTTCGATCTCGGAAATCAGGTTGGATTTACCGGCCTGATCCGACACCAGGACGCGGCGAATGTTGCCGATGGTCTGCGGCGGCACGTGTTCATAGGTCTCCGGCTCTTTCAGCAGCGCGGATGCATGAATGCCCGCCTTGGTGGCAAAGGCGCTTTCGCCGACATAAGGCGCCTGGCGGTCAGGCGCCCGGTTGAGCAGTTCGTCAAATGCCCGCGACACCTGGGTCAGCCGCTCGAGGCCGTGTGCCGTGATACGGGTTTCAACCAGGTCTGAATAGGCCGGTTTCAGCATCAAAGTGGGGATCAGAGACACCAGGTTTGCATTGCCGCAGCGTTCACCGATACCGTTGAGCGTGCCCTGTATCTGGCGCGCGCCCGCCCTGACGGCGGCAAGAGAGTTGGCAACGGCCTGCTCGGTATCGTTATGGGCATGGATACCAAGATGGGTGCCCGGCACCTGTTCGCAAACCGCGCGCACAATCTCTTCAACCTCATGCGGCAGCGTGCCGCCATTGGTGTCGCACAGGATAACCCAGCGGGCACCGGCTGCATGGGCGGCATGTGCGCAGGCCAGCGCATAGGCCGGGTTTGCCTTGTAGCCGTCGAAGAAGTGCTCGCAATCGACCATGGCCTGCTTGCCGGCACCGATAGCGGCTGAAACACTATCGGAAATACAGGCCAGGTTTTCATCGTTGGTTGTCTTCAGCGCGACCTCGACATGATAGTCCCACGACTTGGCGACAAAGCAGACAGCATCGGAATTGGCTTGCAGCAGATCCTGCAGGCCGGGATCGTTGGAGGCCGACCTTCCCGGACGGCGCGTCATGCCAAAAGCGGCAAATGACGCCTTCATTTCACGCGGTTCGGCAAACAGTGCCGTATCAGTCTGGTTGGCGCCCGGATAGCCGCCTTCGATACAGTCCAGCCCCAGTTCGTCCAGCATGGCAATGATGGCAAGCTTGTCTTCCAGCGAGAAGTCAATGCCGGGCGTCTGCGCCCCGTCACGCAATGTGGTGTCGTACAGGTAAAGCCGTTCGCGCATACTCATCGCTTCATTTCCCAACTAGTCAGGCGTTCGCCGGTTTCTGCGTCCTTTGAATCCTTGAGTTGAATCCCCTGGGCCGTGAGTTGATCGCGAATACGGTCTGCTTCGGCGAAATCCTTGTTCGCGAATGCTTCCAGACGCAATGCGATAGCAGCATCGATTGCCGCGTCATCAACCTGGGCAGCGCGCGGATCGGTCAGGTCTCCGGCAAATCCCAGAGCGGCAAGGTTCGAGGCACGTTCAGTGTCGTCCATCTGATGCAGTGCCGCGATCGCACGCGGTGTGTTCACGTCATCCAGCAAGGCCTCGAGCACTTCGCCGCTCATGGCAGGGTCTGCATCCGCCGGAGATGCCTTGGCATACCAGCCGGCCAGCACATCCCAGCTTTCCTGAACCGACTTTTCCGTCCAGTCGATAGGCTGGCGATACTGGGTACGCAGCATGTTGAACCGCAAGACTTCCCCGGGCCATTTCTGCAGCAGCTCGTTGATGGTGATGAAGTTGCCCTCGCTCTTCGACATCTTCCTGCCCTCGACCTGCAGGAAGCCGTTGTGCATCCACACATTGGCCATGACATCGGTGTCATGGGCGCAGCGGGACTGCGCAATCTCGTTTTCATGGTGAGGGAACTGCAGGTCGATGCCACCACCGTGTATGTCGAACACTTCGCCCAGATGCTGTTTGGCCATGGCGGAGCACTCGATATGCCAGCCCGGTCGGCCCCGGCCCCACGGGCTGTCCCAGCCCGGGGTTTCAGAATCGGAGGGTTTCCACAAGACGAAGTCGGTCGGATCCTTCTTGTAGGTAGCCACCTCGACACGCGCACCGGCAACCATCTCGTCCAGCGAGCGGCGCGACAGCGCACCATAGTCCTTCATGGACGGCGTGTTGAACAGCACATGGCCATCGGCCTCATAGGCGTTGCCCTTGGCAATCAACACCTTGATCATCTCGACCATCTGCGGGATGTGACCGGTGCAGGTCGGTTCAACATCGGGCGGCAACACTCCAAGCGCTGCAATGTCTTCGTGAAACTGCCTCGTGGTCCGCTCTGTCACGTCGGAGATCGGCACGCCCTCTTCCCTGGCGCGGGCGTTGATCTTGTCATCCACGTCAGTGATGTTGCGGACATATTTTACATGGGCTGCGCCATAGACATGGCGTAACAGCCGGTAGAGCACGTCAAACACGATGATCGGGCGCGCGTTGCCGATATGGGCAAAATCGTAGACCGTCGGCCCGCATACATACATGCGGACATGTGCCGGATCGATCGGCTGAAACACCTGTTTGGCTTTGGTCAGTGAGTTATAGAGCGTCAGTTCCATGCGACATGTACCCTTAAGGCCACGCTGGCCAGGGTTGCTCATTTTCTCATGTTTGGAAAAGCAGAACCGTTACCAGCGCAAGATTGCGACTAGCTGATAATAATCCGGCAAATGTTGCAGGCGGATTTACGGATCGGTTTCATGGTGCGCAAAATGCGCGCGATAGGCCCTCGCGTCAAGCCCATGACCGGTTTTTGGTTATTCAGGTATGATTGCAGCCACAAAACCGGTTTCCAACGCAGCTGGAAACACCTATACGCTGCAACCATCATGACGACGCCTCCCCCCTCAAACCTGAAAGCGGCCTGCTGGATGGCCGGCTGGATCACCTTGATGCTGACCATGGCGGTTGTTGGCCGCGAGGTGACACGCGAGATCGATGCGTTCCAGGTGATGGAACTGCGCGCCCTGATCGGCATCGTGCTGATCTACCCTCTGGTCTACATGCACGGCGGCCTCAGGACCATGAAGACAGCGTATCCTGCTCGCCACCTGGCGCGGAATGTCGTGCATTACGGCGCGCAGTATTCCTGGTTCGTGGCCCTTGGCCTGATACCGCTGGCCCAGGTCATCTCAATCGAATTCACCATGCCGATCTGGACCGCAATCCTCGCCGTGATATTCCTGGGCGAACGCATGAACGCCTGGAAAATTGCGGCCATCCTGTTTGGAATTCTCGGAGTATTGATCATCGTTCGTCCGGAGGCCGGCAGAATTGACCCCGGCCAGGCATGGGCGCTGGCATCGTCGGTGGGTTTTGCGGTGTCGGTGGTCATGATCAAGGCGCTGACACGCACCGACAGCGTGGTGCGCATCCTGTTCTGGATGCTGGTGATACAGGCCATACTCGGCGCCGTGCCCGCCTACCTCGTCTGGCAACCGGTGCCGACCCACCTTTGGGGCTTCATGCTGGCGGTAGCTTTCTGCGGGACGTTTTCGCACTACTGCATGGCCCGGGCCATGCTGTATGCCGATGCGACCGTCGTGGTGCCGATGGATTTCATTCGCGTTCCGGCGACCGCCATTGCGGGCTGGCTGATCTACGCCGAAGGCATTGATGCATTCACCGTGTCAGGCGCCAGCCTGATCTTGCTGGGCAACCTGCTCAATCTCAAACAGGCAGGCACGGCACGCGTGCGATAAACCGGTTGCGTGAGTTTGCTGCTTGTGACGCAATGCCTGCAAAATCAGTGAACTCAATGTCCAGGGAATACAAGTCATGAAACCGTTGGAAGGTGTCCGGGTGCTGGATTTGACCCATGTACTGGCCGGTCCGTTCTGTACCTATCAGCTAGCAGTGCTTGGCGCAGACGTGATCAAGATCGAGCCGCCGGACAACCCTGACATGACCCGCAAGGAAGGTGTTGTGCCGGCGCTGAACCAAGCTGCGTACGGCACCTATTTCCAGGCCCAGAACGCGGGCAAGCGCGCCATCACGGTTAACCTGAAGGACGAGGCCGGGCGCGACGTGCTGCGTCGTCTGATCAAGACAGCCGATGTACTCGTACAGAACTATGCCGGTGACGCACTGGAAGAACTCGGCTTCGGCTACGACGCCGTCCTGAAGATCCAGCCGAAACTGATCTATTGCACGCTGACCGGCTTCGGGCGAACCGGCCCAAAGGCCAATCACCCCGCCTATGACGTGGTCATCCAGGCGTTTTCCGGTTTGATGAGCGCAAACGGGACACCCGACACCGGCCCGGTCCGCGTGGGACCTCCCATGGTGGACTATGGTACCGGAGCGCAAGCTGCGCTGGCGATCTCCGCGGCCCTGCTGCAACGGGAAAGAACCGGCAAGGGCCAGCGCATCGATGTTTCGATGCTGGATGCAGCCCTGATGCTGATGAGTGCCAATGTCACCGATACCCTGACCACGGGCAAGCCGCCGCAACCGCATGGCAACAATCACCCGCACTATGCCGGCTACCGGACATTTGAAACCGCAGACGGCCTGCTGATGGTCGGCGCATGGACCAACCAGCAACTGTCCCGGTTGTTTATAGCGGTAGGAGAACCTGAACGCGCTACGCAAATATTACAGGTGCCGCGTTCGCAGGTGGGCGAGATGGCAGCGGATGACGCCGGCATCCTGTCAGGCCATCTGAAATCCCGCAGTGCCGAGCAATGGGAAACCATACTCAATGATGCGCGAGTGCCTGCCGCCCGGGTGCGCACACTGGACCAGGCGCTCGCGCACGATCAGGTAAAGTCGCGACGAGTGGTGCAGCAGGCAGGCCGCGACCCGGCCGAACATGGCCCGCCGGCGTTCCCTGTGGCTGCGTTTTCCTATGACCACGGGAGCCCGGATCTCATGCGCCCGCCGCCACGAGTTGGTGAACACACGGATGAGGTATTGTCTGAACTTGGCTTCAGCAGCGCCGAAATCGGCGAGCTTCGGAAAGCCGAGACGCTCTAGAACGTAACGTCATCCGAACACATTTCGATCACAAACCCGGTAGAGAGGGCAGAAAGCGATTGCTCTCTTGGCGCGAGACTGCAATACAGAAGGCAACGACGGGGACAATTGATTCATACCGGGGTGGTATTCATTTTGCAAAGAGCATCGTTTTGACTGCCGCCGAGCGCGCATGGGTCCAGAAACTCGCACCCTACAGAAGCGCCGACGACCGCCAGGCTGTTGTGGAAATCATCCTGACACTGGTACCGTTCTTGGGCGTATGGCTTGCCATGTACGCGGTGATGAGCATCAGCTACTGGCTGACACTTGCGCTGGTACCGGTGGCAGCCTGCCTGATGGTCCGGCTATTCATCATCCAGCATGATTGCGGCCATCGCGCGATGTTCTCGTCACGCACCGTGAACAACTGGGTCGGGCGCTGCATGGGCGTGTTGACCATGACGCCCTACGAATACTGGCGATATGCACATTCCCTGCACCACGCCGGTTCCGGCAATCTCGACAAGCGCGGCTTCGGTGACATCGAAACCCTGACCATTGCGGAATACAACGCGTTGAGCACGCTCAACAAATTTCGTTACCGGCTGTACCGCAACCCGCTCGTGCTGTTTGTGATCGGTCCCGCCTACCTGTTCATCATCCGGCATCGCTTTCCACTCTGGGCACTGAGTCTCGGCCGTGACCAGTGGATCAGCATCATGACGACAAACCTCAGCATCGTGGTTTTGTACACCGCAGTGATTTACTTTACCGGCTTCACGGCATTCATCATGATCCAGGTACCGGTTGTTGCGCTGGGCGCGTCAATCGGCGTGTGGCTGTTCTACGTACAGCACCAGTTCGATACGACGCAGTGGGATCACACCGAGGACTGGGAACACGAACATTCTGCCCTGCATGGCAGTTCGTTCTATGATTTGCCGAAGCCACTGATGTGGCTGACCGGCTATATCGGCATTCATCACGTGCACCATCTTTCGAGCCGGGTTCCCTTCCACAAGCTGCCGCAGGTGATGAAGGATTATCCCGAGCTGAAGGAAATCGGCCGGTTGACGTTCTGGGAGAGCCTGAAATGCATCCCGCTGACATTATGGGATGAAAAGAGCCGGCGGCTGGTATCATTCAGACAAGCCATGGCAGCCCCGGCCTAAGCTGCCCCTGGGGAAGAAAACCCCACGCCATCGTGAATTCCTCCAGACAGGCAAGGCTGTTACCTATTCGGGTGACAGCCTTTTTCATTGCCCAGGGAAACTCATCAGATGTTGCATTTCAGGCCTGCTTTCCGTCCGGTTGCAATCTTGGCCGCTGTTCTTGCCCTGCTTGTCCATGCATCGATTGCCAACGCGAAATTTGTCGGCAAGGCAGACGACAACCCGCGCATGTCGCAAAGCAGTTCGCCGTATCTGAGATCTCATTCAAACGATCTTGTGCGCTGGTATGACTGGGGCGATGAGGCGTTCAAGCAGGCAAGGGAAAAGAAGCTGCCGCTGTTCGTTTCGTTCGGATATACCGCCTGCCACTGGTGCCACGTGATGCAGGAGACCCATTTCAACGAAGAGGCCATAGCCAAGACGATCAACGAGCAATTTGTGCCGGTCCTGGTGGACCGTGAACAGCGCACCGCGCTGGATGACACCTATATGCTGGTCACTGAACTGCTTACACAGCGCGGCGGGTGGCCCAACAACATGTTCCTGACACCGGACCTGAAACCGTTTTATGGAACCGGCTACATACCACCACAGGATTTTACCGGGCTGCTGAAGGGCGTTACCGACAGCTGGGCCAAGGACAATCCCGCCGTGCTGGCGGAAGGTGACCGGCTTGCCACGCTTCTGGAAGGCTATCTGAACCGCAAGCAGGAAGCCCAGAACCTGACCCCTGCCCTGATGGCGCAGGCGGCCAAGACGCTGTCCGGGCAATTTGACGCCTTCGCCGGCGGCCTTGGTGACGGCCCGAAATTCTTCCGGCCCACGGTACTTGCCTTCATGCTGCTGCAGGCCGAACGCACCGGTGATGCCGAGGTTCTTGACGCTGTGGAAAGAACGCTGCAGTCAGGCCTGAACGGCGGTATCCATGATCATATCGAGGGAGGTTTCCACCGTTATGCGATCGATCCCGGATGGCGCGTGCCGCACTTTGAGAAAATGCTCAATGACCAGGCACTCAACACCGAAGTGTACCTGACCGCCTATCGCCTCACCGGAAAGCCCGAATACGCGGCAACGGCGCGCAAGACCATCGACTACGTCATGGCCGATCTGACAGCGCCGAAAGGCGGCTTCTACACGGCCCGCGATGCAGATTCAGAAGGCGAGGAAGGCACCTATTATGTCTGGACGCCGGAACAACTGGAAAAGGTGCTGGGCAAGCAGGACGCCGAGTTCGCGCTCAACACGTTCGGTCTGATTGCCGATGGCGAAATGGCCGGCAAGGTCATCCTCAACATGGACAGCGTACGCAACCAGTCGGTTCCGAAACTTGACCAGGTCCTCGCCAAACTGGCCGAGGCCCGCAAGCCCCGGCAGAAACCGGTTCGCGACGAGAAGATACTGGCCAACTGGAACGGCATGATGATCGCCAGTGTGGCTCAGGCAGCGATTTTGCTTGATGACACCAACTACCGCAACGCCGCCGTCAAGGCCGGGGAATTCGTCTGGACCAAAATGCATGATGAAGACGGTGTACTGCATCGCAGCCACTTTGACGGCATCAATGATGTCGAGGGTGAACTGGACGATTATGCCCAGATGGCACGCGGCTACCTGTTTGTTCACGACGCCACCGGGGACAAGCTCTGGCTGGACCGTGCCAAGGCTCTGCTGGCCCAGATGCAAAAGAACTTCCAGGACGCCGACACAGGTGACTTTTTCGGCACGCGCGAGGCCGCCGGGTTTGCACGCACCAAGCCCCGCTCAGATGTTGACCAGCCTTCCGGCAACGGTGCGGCTCTTGACGCAATGGTGCGCCTTGCACAGCGCGCCGGCACACCGGACATGCGCCGGGCCACGGAGCAGACCATTGCCGCTCTGTCCGGGATTGCGGCCGGCACGCCAACCAGCGGCGCTTCCATCCTGTCGGCGTCAGACAGCTTCCTGCATGGCCAGACAGGCGTAGTGCAGTTTGCAGGCAACGGCGTGGTGGATGCACGGCTGATGCCGGGCGCAGACAGCAAGAGCCTCGTCATCCGGCTGCAGGTGGCCGACGGCTGGCATGTCAATTCCCATGCCCCCCTGGAAGACTACCTGGTGGCGACGAAGCTGGACATCGCGGGCAATGATGCCGCCAAGACAGCAAGTGTGTCCTACCCGGAACCGGAAACCAAGAAGCTGGCCTTCAATGAAAAGCCGATGGCGCTTCTGGAGAACCAGGTGGAGATCACGGCACGCTTTGACAAGCCGATCACCGGCCCGGTTGAAGCTCAGTTGCAGGTACAAACCTGTTCGGATGAAATATGCCTGCTGCCGGAGACACTGAAATTGCGGGTCGCCCTTCCCCCGGCGTCCTAGGATTCAGAGTTCCCGGATTCAAATGGACCGGATCGCTATATGCGGATCACGGCGGATTGAGTCTAAGTGAATTGTATTTGAGGTCGCGCGGGATGAAACATTCAATGACTGTTTCAACCATCTCTCAAGCGGGTCCCTCTCAAGATGCGTTTTTTCCCCGTGCTGCCTGTCGTGCTCGCAACCGTTCTGCTTGGCGCGAGCCCACCACCCGCCCAGGCAGCGTCCCAGGATCTGCTGGCGGGCAAAGGCAACTGGAAAGTGCTCAAGGTCGGCAGCAAACCGAAAACCCGGTTTGCCCTCAACAAGGGTATTCTCGACATATCAGCCGACAAGTCGGTGGCATTCCTTTACCGCGAGATCAATCCGCTCAGATCGCACATGCCGAAACTGCAGTGGCAGTGGCGGGTGGACCGTGACATCCCGGCCACGGACCTTTCGGCCAAAGGCAAGGATGACCGTCCGGCGGCTGTGCACCTGTGGTTTGAAGACAAGAGCGCGTCTGTGTCGGGTGCACTCAGCTCGCTATTGGGCAAGCCACGCGTCGGCTATCTCATGACCTATGTCTGGGGCGGCAAACAGCGCGCCGGGTCCATCATCAGAAACCCGTACTTCCCGGACAAGGGCATGGTCATCGTGCTTCGCGACAGCCGAGCCAAAACCGGCACATGGCAAATGGAAACGCGCGATATAGCCGCCGACTTCAAGGCCGCCTTCGGCATTGCGCCGGAACTGTCCGACCTGCGTCACGTGTCCGTATCTGCGGATACCGAAGACACCAGGACATCCAGCCGTTCCAGTATCCGCAAATTCCGTATCGTTGAGTAACCGGCTATTCAGCCGCCTCAAAACTGCCCTCACCGGCGTCGTCCGAGACCGGGCCTACCGACTTGCGCAGTTCTTCAGCGACGAGGAATGCAAGTTCGAGCGCCTGGTCCGCATTGAGACGCGGATCACAATGTGTGTGATAGCGGTGCGCCAGATCATCGTCCGACACTTCGCGGGCGCCACCGGTACATTCGGTAACGTTCTGCCCGGTCATTTCCACATGGATACCGCCGGCATGAGTGCCCTCGGCCCGATGGATGGACAGGAAGTCACGAACTTCCGACAGAATGGCGTCGAACGGCCTGGTCTTGTAGCCACTGGATGCCTTGATGACGTTGCCGTGCATCGGATCACAGGACCACAGAACTTTTCGTCCCTCGGCCTCGACCTTGCGGATCAGGCCTGGCAGATGATCTTCCACCTTGCCGGCACCAAAGCGTGCGATCAGCGTTAGCCGGCCGGCCTCATTGGCCGGGTTCAGCATGTCGATGAGGCGGATCAGTTCGTCAGCCTCAAGCGACGGGCCGCACTT includes the following:
- a CDS encoding DUF255 domain-containing protein, which encodes MAAVLALLVHASIANAKFVGKADDNPRMSQSSSPYLRSHSNDLVRWYDWGDEAFKQAREKKLPLFVSFGYTACHWCHVMQETHFNEEAIAKTINEQFVPVLVDREQRTALDDTYMLVTELLTQRGGWPNNMFLTPDLKPFYGTGYIPPQDFTGLLKGVTDSWAKDNPAVLAEGDRLATLLEGYLNRKQEAQNLTPALMAQAAKTLSGQFDAFAGGLGDGPKFFRPTVLAFMLLQAERTGDAEVLDAVERTLQSGLNGGIHDHIEGGFHRYAIDPGWRVPHFEKMLNDQALNTEVYLTAYRLTGKPEYAATARKTIDYVMADLTAPKGGFYTARDADSEGEEGTYYVWTPEQLEKVLGKQDAEFALNTFGLIADGEMAGKVILNMDSVRNQSVPKLDQVLAKLAEARKPRQKPVRDEKILANWNGMMIASVAQAAILLDDTNYRNAAVKAGEFVWTKMHDEDGVLHRSHFDGINDVEGELDDYAQMARGYLFVHDATGDKLWLDRAKALLAQMQKNFQDADTGDFFGTREAAGFARTKPRSDVDQPSGNGAALDAMVRLAQRAGTPDMRRATEQTIAALSGIAAGTPTSGASILSASDSFLHGQTGVVQFAGNGVVDARLMPGADSKSLVIRLQVADGWHVNSHAPLEDYLVATKLDIAGNDAAKTASVSYPEPETKKLAFNEKPMALLENQVEITARFDKPITGPVEAQLQVQTCSDEICLLPETLKLRVALPPAS
- a CDS encoding DUF3047 domain-containing protein, whose product is MRFFPVLPVVLATVLLGASPPPAQAASQDLLAGKGNWKVLKVGSKPKTRFALNKGILDISADKSVAFLYREINPLRSHMPKLQWQWRVDRDIPATDLSAKGKDDRPAAVHLWFEDKSASVSGALSSLLGKPRVGYLMTYVWGGKQRAGSIIRNPYFPDKGMVIVLRDSRAKTGTWQMETRDIAADFKAAFGIAPELSDLRHVSVSADTEDTRTSSRSSIRKFRIVE